The Hordeum vulgare subsp. vulgare chromosome 4H, MorexV3_pseudomolecules_assembly, whole genome shotgun sequence genomic interval AACTTCCATGCAAATCTGAAaaccttttatttctgcacaaaaaacaacaccaatgtAGTTCTACTTAAAGCAACGTCTACACAACGTCGACCCGGAGTTAGTTTcagtcaaatcatgcaaattaggggtaaaacaagaacaaaagtgtATGAAAGGTAGATATGATGGAGGTGTATCGCAAATGTCCGCCCACCGTCGGCGCCATATGGGTGATCAACTCCTCAAAGTGGCGATAAAGGAGTCTGACCACGCCGCCCATGCCCTCTCATACAATGTCCCATGTGTTTTCACACAATGTCATTGCATGAGTGTGTCCACGATCAGCTGTCACCGCCAGATGGACGATTCCCAGTGAGGCACCATACGGAGGCAGCCGAGCAACTGCGTCGGGAACGCATTGTCGCGGCCCAAAGGGCTGCCGCGGCCCTCAGAGGCCTTCCATCGTTGGAAGgacaacaatgtcaacatcgACGGAGGGAACGATGACGAAGGTGCCATCGGCCTCAGGGGACATGCCTACAAGGTCACCTTTCATAACTCACTTAATTTAATTTAGGTttaatttaaaaaaattcaatttATTGCACTTTTTTAAATTTGATCCTTTTAATTATAAATAtatcaaaatttcaaaaaaaactgAATTTCATCTATCTTTTTAAATTGTTCATTTGAACTAGTGCGAATAGTATGAATATTTGATACAGTTTGTTGGACGGTCGTCTCTCGTTATCAACCGCTTTGAAGTTATCTTTACTTCATAATAATTGAATGGTTGGCTATCGTTATCAACCGTTATGGAGTTACCTTTACTTCATTATGGTTGGATGACCGGCTCTCGCTTTCAACCGCGTTGGAGCCGGAGAAGAGTGGCGTTGGAGAGACCGGGCTCCATGAAGTCTGTTTTACAAAAAGAAATACTTAAATGCTTCAAAAAATATTAATTTTTTGTATATAAATATACATACGCATGGTAGGTAAGTATGTAAAAAGTTTCATTAGGTAATTCAACTATTTGCCTGCTACATAAAAAAGATAAATATCTGGCCTAAATAGAACAATGATAAAACCCATTTTAATCTGTATATTTCCTTTTTGTATACATTATATGAAAGCATATATGCTCGTGAAAATTTATACATGTGTACTAtgaatacacacacacatatatatatatatataccgagCTGTGTGAAGCTCGCTAATGCAGTGCTTTTTCGGTTGGAGGTGCCCTTACTCCAGGATGATTGATGGCGCACTACTAGATCCGCGGCAGTTGCCTTCACTCCACGATGATTGGTGGCACACTCCAATACAAAATCCGATGTCCGCGTCGCCTGTCCCGTGACCGCTTGCTTGCAGCTGCACAACTTGCTACTCTCAGTCACAGTCCTCGTTCCTCCCGAGCCAGCTGTTTTCCCCCATGGCCGGCGATGGCGGCAGCGACCGCGACGCCGGCGGCGAGTGGATCTGGGTGCGCCGACCGCAGGAAGCGGAAGCTGCGGCTGCGGCGGCTGGGTGGCCGGCCGAGGAGGCGCGGCCTCTGAAGGTGGTGTTCGCGTCCCCGGCGAGGTACTTCACCGACGCGGCGCCGATCGGGAACGGCCGTCTCGGCGCCTTGGTCTGGGGCGGCGTCACCTCCGAGAAGCTCCAGCTCAACCGTAATTAACAGCCCCTCCTTCCCCCTCTTCTGAAGGTTTAATCACTCTGCCATAATATTATCCCCAAATTCAGTTAAAATCTTCTTGGGGTTTGTGGTCGGGAAAGAAGCGCTTCGTTCCAGCCCGGGAATCGAATTCACCCAGAAGCACCACAGCAATCAAAACGCTCTTAGCAGATGATGATTTAGAGCCTCGATTTTAAAACTATGATATCTTGAAAAAATTTCGATTTTAAAACAAATGTATGTTCACTACAGTGCCAACCTGCGCAGCTTTTCCTACTCACATTACCTCCTCCCACGCGCGGTCATGCTCATGCCATCAGTGAGAGCACGCTTGAGACAGAAAACGAAATGGCTGAAATTTAACGGACAGAAATTTAACGAATGGACCATGGTTGCTTCAGTGTGTTGTTAGATGAGGGGAAATTGATGGCGGGAGCGTGTCCAACACAAGCATTTTCTCGACCGGTTGATGGAGATGTCAGTGAATGCACTCCACAAACTACGAAGTACAGTGACGAAGTAAAAGTATAACACATCATaaagctttcaaggcttgtgagtGGTGACAGGCCTCAGCCTGTCCTTGTAATCTTTTTTAAGGACTGTCTTTGATAAAAAATATTCAGATGGGATCCTTCCCCCCCTGGTGAAAGATGCAGCCACGTATCTATCTTCTGTGTTGTGTTCTATGTAAGATATATTGATAAATACTAATCTCTTTCACATCATTACATCACTGGTGGTCTGGTCTCTGGTGGATATAGGTTCTGGTAGACTATATGTTTGAACTGAATAGGTATATGCATATCAAAATGAAATGGGAAAAAGGCCACATGTGGGTATTTTTCTATTTGAATCCATCATCACTGTAGTATGATTTGAAGTTCTGACTACACTGCCCGAATGTGTGCATGGTTTCACAGATCCATCACACCAGGATTTGTCTTTACACTTTATAAATAAAATGGTAGGgatcatatttattgatcttgcgTGTGTTCTGCAAAAGTACAATGAGATCATTTTGTACCACTTCCCTGAATTGATGATCTGGTAATAGGAAGCTTTTCTTTCATTCTTCTGTTACTGTTTGAAGGATATCAGTCCTTTTTGTCTCCTTTTGCATACATCCACCCATATTGGCCTTCTTTCAAAATTACTTATCTGTTTATTTTTGTAGAGTTTATTGCTTCATATCAAAACTGTTGATGCAGATGATACATTATGGACGGGCGGACCTGGTAATTATACAAACCCCAAAGCACCTACTGTTCTTTCTGAAGTAAGGAGCCTTGTTGACAAGGGACTGTATCCTGAAGCTACAGCTGTTGCTTATGGTCTGTCTGGTGACGAGACGCAGGTACACACTTTATTTTAGGTTGATGGAAGAGTTGTGCTGCCATATCGACGTTGAAACATTGCTTATGTTTTAACTGTAGAGTTACCAGCCTCTCGGTGATATTGATCTTGCCTTTGGTGAGCATATCAAGTATACAAATTATACAAGATACCTTGATTTGGAATCTGCGACAGTTAATGTCACATACAGTGTTGGGGAAGTAGTGTACTCAAGGGAACACTTCTCCTCAAATCCACATCAAGTAATTGCGACTAAAATCTCTGCAAACAAACCAGGAGCTGTCTCCTGTACAGTATCTTTAGCTACACCACTAGATCACCGGATTCGTGTAACAGATGCAAATGAAATAATCATGGAGGGTAGCTGCCCAGGAGAAAAGCCCGCGGGAGATGGCAATGCATCTGATCATCCTCCAGGAATGAGATTTTGTGCAATTCTCTACCTGCTGATGAGTGGTGCCAATGGCCAAGTGCAAGTATTAAATGATAAGATGCTGAAACTTGATGGTGCCGACTCAGCAGTTTTGCTccttgctgctgcaacctcatttGAAGGGCCATTTGTCAAGCCTACTGAATCGACACTTGATCCAGTGGCATCAGCATTCACAACATTAAATATGGCTAGGAGCATGTCATATGCACAGCTAAAAGCTTATCACATGGATGATTACCAGAGTCTTTTCCAGCGCGTGTCCTTGCAACTTTCACGAAGCTCTAATGATGTACTTGGAGGTAGCACTTTGGCCCACTTACCTGAGAATATCTCTCAGGATACTGCGGTATCTGATTGCACTGTACAGATGGTTGACTGCTCAAGGTTAAACGAGCTTAATAATTCAGAGAAGCCTACTGTGGACAGAATTATAAGCTTTAGACATGATGAAGATCCTTCTCTGGTAGAACTTCTGTTTCAGTTTGGGCGCTATCTACTCATTTCTTGTTCGAGGCCTGGAACTCAGGTTTCCAATCTGCAAGGAATATGGAACAACGAGACTAATGCACCATGGGGGTATGTTTTTACAACATATCTTGTCTTGTTTTGTTGCTTATACCAGTTATATATCTTGGGGTATTATTTTTTAGACTATTAAATATAAAAACGGCTGCAACTGTTCTTTTGAGCCACACTTTGTAGAACCTGTGTATTCAGAGCATACGACATTTAAATAACATCCTAATGGGGTCACAAACGATCAACTCTGTGAAATGGATTGTCCTTGCATGCAGTCCAGTGTTACATGATGATTTTTGCTATGGCAAGCAATAAATTTTAGAAGATTGAAAAGTCTCATAACAATTTGTAGCTCTTCTGCATCAAAATGAGGAAAATATAAGGGGCAAACATGACAAGTGGCCCTTTCTCTTAATATGTTTTAAAACTATCATGTAGAAGTTAATCTAACTTGCACATTTTACAAGTTAAGACTAGGCTTTTCTTTTGAACTGAAGAGGCTGGTCTTTGGCTTCAGTTTTAAGGTTTAAAGCTGTATTCATTTTTCTGTAGATTAATTAAGGATTCTCGTGTACACACATTGTGATCCTATTACTTGCTAAAGTAACACACATTTGACCTGTCCGATGCAAAGACACAGAAGTAATTGAGGCCAACATTTTGTGTATCCAGTTGGTGTtaatacatactccctccgttcctaaatataagtctttgtagagatttcactagtggaccacatacggatgtatatagacatattttagagtgtacattcaatcattttgctccgtatgtagacacatagtgaaatcgcttaaaagacttatatttaggaacggagggagtacatgcatGCTCATTCCCTTAAACACATTGGATAATCAGTTACCAAACAACCATATTGGTTAACGCTGATATTCCCATTATTTTTATGTTATATTAGGCACATGGATTGACACAGCCAAAGAAAAAAATAGCGCGCTAAAACGCCGCTATAGCGCGCTAATAGCGTATTTGAAAACTAAACGCTACGCTATGCATATTTCACTCGCTACTGCGCTATTCGCGCTAAATACGGCAATTTCGCGCTATAGCGCGTATCGGCGCTATTTTTTCGGCGCGGCGCTATTTTTTCAGACGAATTTTTCATCAGCCCACTATCGACGTGATGATGAGCTGCAATCTGCGGGTTCTTCTTCTGATTCGGATGATGATGCCATGGCAGCGAGTTCATCTGATTCTGATTGAGCTTATGCATTGCTGTTGGCTGGCTCCTAAAGTCCTAAGTCCTTATTTCTGCTATTCTGGACCTTGCTTGTTGGCTGTTTAATTTATCTGTCTACTTTGTTTGTCTGAAATCTCGATGTATGAACTATTGAACTCTGAACAATGCTATATGCCTATATCTGGACCATGCTTTGCTATCTGAGCAATGGTTTAGCCTTGGTTTTAGCTGCTGAAATCTGTCATTTGTGTTGCTATATGCTGAAATCTGAACAATGTTTTGTGACACGCTATTTTGCAAAATAGCGCGCTATTAGCACGCTATTTCCTTCATAGCGTTTTTTTGAAGGTTGCGCTATTTCAAATAGCgcgctatttttttcctttgacACAGCATGACAAAACAGTGAATACATGTGAAGAAAgccacaattttttttaatttcccgCATTAATTTCTCAAATATAGGTTTTGGGATTCTTTATATAAATAATGTAACTTGAATTTTGAGTAAGATGATAATTTAATATATTTTCCCTTAATTTCTGGTGCGTTCTGAACAATAATCTACTAAAGGGGTTATCCatcttttattcaagtaaattTTGTTGTGGGTAATACTTGTTTCTCTTGCCATTTATAGCAACTTAATGCTGAATTTTCTGCAGCAAATACATTAATGTTTGTAATGTAAGTTATTTGAGAGTACATTGATGATAGTCCTATTTACACTATTTTCTGGCAGTCCAAGTTTGATAACAATATGTCATTCCTTTCACTTTCCAGTGCAGCTCCCCATCCAAATATAAATCTACAAATGAATTACTGGCCATCACTTCCTTGCAACCTTAGTGAATGCCAAGACCCACTATTCGACTTCATTAGATCCCTTTCGGTCAATGGGGCTAAGACGGCAAAAGTAAGTCTGCTTTCATAAAAGAGCGTCTCTGGAAACTGTGTGTTCTCTACCCTATATACTCCTGAGCATTCCAACATGTTTCTACTTTCTAGTGCATTGAACTTTTATGAATACTATTTCTTGTGGCCATGGCCCATAGCCTTGGATCCTACTCCTAGCAGCATCACTGAGGCCTGACAACGTAGGAGTATCAGTGATGCTACTAGAAGCCTGGGGCCTGCCAGTTTGCACAAGGGGCAATAGTTAGCTGTGCAGTTTCTTCTTTCTATaggattttgattgcatatgtacATGTCTATAATCTGTCCCTTTGGCCCAATATCAATACAAAGATCGTTCTGTCGACAGTCGCTACTACATGGAATATATCAGGATGGAAACAGACCAATCTAACAAGGCGATTAGTTATTCAAATATCTGATTTCCACGTGATACTGCATGCTACAGTACCACGACACCActtactccacaacaatacaagcATATCTAGATGATAGGGTCTTTCCTCACTTCATTCTTAGTGTCACCGAGTATCGGCTATTGAGTATTGACTATTAATGCAACAACGTAAATGTGAATACAAAATTTGAAGTTTGAGAGGCACTTGCCCTTGATCACTCAAGGATAAAGAATTGCAACTTTGTGCATCTTCTTGATGAATCATTTGGACATATCTATCTAATGGTTTGTGTGTATTAGATTCTTGACAAATTCTACGACGTGTTTAAACATATTattagattttattttattcagtTTAGGTTTTCCAAATGGATTTATAGTATAGTTTGGAACCTTGCATTTCATGGGAACTTGATGTAATGATATGTTTTCTTGACAGGTGAATTACGGAGTTAGTGGCTGGGTTAGTCACCAAGTCACAGACTTGTGGGCAAAAACATCACCGGATGCTGGTGATCCTTCATGGGCTCTATGGCCAATGGGTGGGCCATGGCTTGCTACACACCTGTGGGAACACTACAGTTTTACAATGGACAGAGTGAGTGATGACATGGGCATGGAATGCAATGCCATGCACTACTTGTATGTCTTACTTTCTTGTGTCACCTTTAAGCACAGATTTTGATCATACATCATAGGCAGATACGAGAATTGTTGTCACCGCTTGCTTATGTTGGAGCCTATCAGCCTAATCTCCCTTTATGTTTATGTGATTACACTGTCTTATTTGAAGAATTGATGGTAAAATGTTGACTTAAACCAAATATGAGGGATAAGGCAAGCACTAACAAATTTCGATTAGACAAACTGGTTAACTGTACTAAAAGATAACGATGTTTAGCAGCAATGACTGGCCAATAGTGTTTAACTATCCTGTTGAATAGATTGTTGGTTCATCTACCTTTTTCATGTGTTCTGATtgatggataatgatgttgtgatTATATGGTGAATTACACACTGATAGCTTTGTCGCAAGTGCAAGCTCACCTTCTGGAAATTGGAGAAACATAAATGTAATCTAGACAAGATCAAGTTACATCAGATGTGACGTTCTGTTCTTTTTTTGCAGGAATTTTTGGAGAGAACAGCGTATCCACTTTTGGAAGGATCTGCCTCCTTTCTGTTGTCCTGGTTGATTGAAGGCCAAGAAGGCTATCTGGAGACCAATCCTTCTACTTCCCCAGAGCATTATTTTATTGCTCCGGATGGCAAAAGAGCATCTGTGAGCTATTCAACAACTATGGACATGTCAATTATTAGAGAAGTATTCTCAGCTGttcttctgtctgctgatgtaagTTTTCATTTCTATTTACTGTTGTTGAAAGAGACAGGTTTCATGAATATGCAGATACTTTGGTGATAATATGAATGAAGCATGCAGAATTTAAACGTTATATACCAGAGTTATAGTTAAGTCTTGGCATTTGAGCATGTATTTATTTGAATGTGTATGTGTTTGAAGTATTCATATGTCTTATCAGATTTTAGGAAAATCCAGCACTGATGTGGTTCAGAGGATAAAAGCGGCACTACCAAGGCTCCCACCAATAAAAATTGGTAGAGATGGTACAATCATGGAGTGGGTCAGTATATACTATTATTTGTTTGTCTCTCAAGTGAATGCATTGGCTCGTTCAATTTCCTAATACTTGTGTTTTACACATAGGCACGAGATTTTCAGGATGCTGAGCCTCACCACAGACATGTATCTCATCTGTTTGGTCTTTATCCTGGGCATACCATGACACTTGAGCAAACACCTGACCTCTGCAAGGCTGTTGCCAATACTCTTTATAAAAGAGGTACCTTTTTTGCATATCAAAAGGGCAGTATTAGAATTTGATCCCCGTTTGAAGTTATCAGTCTTTAGTTTAGGTTTGTTTCAAATTAAATTATGAGCTCAAAGAACTTATAGTTAGATGATGACCTCCTGAGATTCCTTCCGTGATGGCTACTCAGTCTTGCATAAGCTCCCTCTTGCTGATCTCAGCCTTTTTTGGGTTTTGAGGGTTGACTGTTAAAGATAAGAGGAGTGGGCATATaacacaaaagaaaaaggaaaaaaaggaggaaggcCATTCAGTGACATACTGTAACCGCGTTCTCAAAAGCAGTATATGTATAGACACAATTGTTTCAGTAGAGCAAAAATACAAACTACTCACAGCGACTTGAGAACCTCTTAAAAACAGATGTTAGTTATACACTTGTGCACACTGGCATCAGCTTGGGCACTCGACAATTTCGTAGTAGAAGGATAACAAGGTATAATAGGATTGGATCAACTACTGTTGTTCTCGTGTAAAACGGAAATAAGCACTAATCTTGTTCCAGGAGGATAATTTAGTGTTGTTTGTGTTCCTTATAATATGTTGAAGTTATTTCTGTCCATGTTGTCAGAATTCCTTAAACTGCTTACAAAGGTTTCTGTTCCCACAGACATTTTGTTTCAAATGGCAAACAGTCTGGTGGTATTATTAAGTTGATTTTTTCTTATGCAGTTTGCTTCCATGACCAGTTGTTatattcctttttctcctctttcagtTTGATCTGAAAAGTAAcgcatatttttttattttcagcaATCGCATGGCACTGTTAAGAATGTCAAATTTATTGCGTTTACTGTCAAGGATGGGCTGTAACCTATCACTTTCTCTGCATTTTCTGCTTGGCACTGAGTTCTTCTGTTGTGTAGGTGATAAAGGCCCTGGGTGGTCTACTTCATGGAAGATGGCCCTGTGGGCTCATCTTCACAACAGTGAGCATGCATACAAAATGATTCTGCAGCTAATCACTTTGATAGATCCGAATCACGAGCGTGATAAGGAAGGAGGTCTATACAGCAATTTGTTCACGGCGCATCCACCATTCCAAATTGATGCAAATTTCGGGTAAGCCAGATCATCTTCAGACTAATCAATCATTTCGATCCAACCTGTTTACCATAGTACGATTTGTTGAATTGTGAGAGACGAAGTTACAGCTCCATTTGACAAAACCATCCAATTCACCACAGCCAGTAAGGCAGTAGGCATGACCCCGTGGTGACTCTAAGCTGTTAACTGTTAACCACTTAAAAGAGGTTTAACAATAGTGGCCGTGCTACTTAATTGCACGATCGATTCGCAAACATCACAATGGGTGTATTCTCTTACAGATTCCCAGCTGCATTGTGCGAAATGCTTGTGCAGAGCACCGGGAGTGATCTGTACCTGCTCCCTGCTCTGCCCCGCAACAAGTGGCCCCACGGCAGTGTCAAAGGTCTGAGGGCCCGAGGCGGGGTGACGGTCAACATCTGCTGGAAAGAAGGTAGCCTGCATGAAGCGCTTGTATGGTCTGGCAGCAGCGGGAATTCGCTTGCGAGGGTCCACTATGGCGACCGCTCTGCCATGATCAGTACCTCCCCAGGTCAAGTTTACAGGTTCAACTCGGAGTTGAAGTGCTTGGAGACCTGTCCACTGTGAGAATGTACGTGTGCTGGTTCTGCAGTCCAAAGGCACAATCTGTTGCGACATAATAGTAATTAACTGAATTCCCAGTGAGAACAATAATGGATCTATTCTAAGGCacaatctgtcgtgacaaaatttACTGGATTCTCACTTGAGAACAATAATGGAGCTATCCTAAGGCATAATCTGTTGTGACAAAATTTACTGAATTCTCAGTGAGAACAATAATGGTACTGTATTGAATTCTCAGTGTGAATAATAGAGCGATCTCGTTGAACCTTTGCGCCGAATTAAAATTCTGTATTCCATTGAAGTTTTCTTGAGTTTTTTTTCCTTCTCCTTTCTCTTTTAAAAACAATGGGCGCATGTTGGTTGCCTGCATGAAGTCCTAAATAAACATACCGTGAACTTGCCCGATGTAGTCGCTTTGCACCACATATTTTGAACTTACGAACCCAATTATCATTCAGATCTAGCACTCACTCCTTTTCTCACTGCATTGAACATGTGGTCATACAccatgttccggaaaaaaaaaggGTCAC includes:
- the LOC123449366 gene encoding alpha-L-fucosidase 2-like; this translates as MAGDGGSDRDAGGEWIWVRRPQEAEAAAAAAGWPAEEARPLKVVFASPARYFTDAAPIGNGRLGALVWGGVTSEKLQLNHDTLWTGGPGNYTNPKAPTVLSEVRSLVDKGLYPEATAVAYGLSGDETQSYQPLGDIDLAFGEHIKYTNYTRYLDLESATVNVTYSVGEVVYSREHFSSNPHQVIATKISANKPGAVSCTVSLATPLDHRIRVTDANEIIMEGSCPGEKPAGDGNASDHPPGMRFCAILYLLMSGANGQVQVLNDKMLKLDGADSAVLLLAAATSFEGPFVKPTESTLDPVASAFTTLNMARSMSYAQLKAYHMDDYQSLFQRVSLQLSRSSNDVLGGSTLAHLPENISQDTAVSDCTVQMVDCSRLNELNNSEKPTVDRIISFRHDEDPSLVELLFQFGRYLLISCSRPGTQVSNLQGIWNNETNAPWGAAPHPNINLQMNYWPSLPCNLSECQDPLFDFIRSLSVNGAKTAKVNYGVSGWVSHQVTDLWAKTSPDAGDPSWALWPMGGPWLATHLWEHYSFTMDREFLERTAYPLLEGSASFLLSWLIEGQEGYLETNPSTSPEHYFIAPDGKRASVSYSTTMDMSIIREVFSAVLLSADILGKSSTDVVQRIKAALPRLPPIKIGRDGTIMEWARDFQDAEPHHRHVSHLFGLYPGHTMTLEQTPDLCKAVANTLYKRGDKGPGWSTSWKMALWAHLHNSEHAYKMILQLITLIDPNHERDKEGGLYSNLFTAHPPFQIDANFGFPAALCEMLVQSTGSDLYLLPALPRNKWPHGSVKGLRARGGVTVNICWKEGSLHEALVWSGSSGNSLARVHYGDRSAMISTSPGQVYRFNSELKCLETCPL